A genomic region of uncultured Paludibaculum sp. contains the following coding sequences:
- the rpsS gene encoding 30S ribosomal protein S19, with amino-acid sequence MSRSLKKGPFTDGHLLTKVVAMNEKNEKKVVRTWSRRSTIRPEFIGHTLAVHNGKKFIPVYVTENMVGHKLGEFSPTRTFKGHAAKADKSGKPS; translated from the coding sequence ATGAGCCGTTCACTGAAAAAAGGGCCGTTCACCGATGGGCACCTCCTGACGAAGGTGGTAGCGATGAACGAGAAGAACGAGAAGAAGGTTGTCCGGACCTGGTCTCGGCGTTCGACGATCAGACCGGAATTCATCGGCCACACCCTCGCCGTTCACAACGGCAAGAAATTCATCCCCGTGTACGTCACGGAAAACATGGTGGGGCACAAGCTGGGCGAGTTCTCCCCCACCCGCACCTTTAAGGGGCATGCCGCGAAGGCCGACAAGTCCGGCAAGCCGTCCTAA
- the rplB gene encoding 50S ribosomal protein L2, whose amino-acid sequence MPIKSFRPTTPTKRFQTVVTREDITKQTPEKSLTTGTVAKSGGRNNKGQLVIRFRGGGHKQTYRIIDFKRNKHGVPAKVAAIEYDPNRTARIALLHYVDGEKRYILAPVGLEVGRTVLSGPQADILVGNSLPLENIPAGTIVHNIELRPGKGGQMARSAGASAQLVSREGGMALLKLPSGEVRRVMTTCYATIGQVGNLDHENESLGKAGRNRWKGVKPHNRGVSMNPVDHPHGGGEGRTSGGRHPVTPWGQPTRGFKTRNNKRTDQYIATPRSKNK is encoded by the coding sequence ATGCCGATTAAATCATTTCGTCCTACCACCCCGACCAAGCGTTTCCAGACCGTCGTCACCCGCGAGGACATCACCAAGCAGACTCCCGAAAAGTCTCTGACGACCGGGACCGTTGCCAAGTCCGGCGGCCGCAACAACAAAGGCCAGTTGGTAATCCGGTTCCGTGGCGGCGGACACAAGCAGACCTACCGCATCATCGACTTCAAGCGGAACAAGCACGGTGTGCCGGCCAAAGTGGCCGCGATCGAATACGACCCAAACCGCACAGCCCGCATCGCTTTGCTGCACTACGTGGACGGCGAGAAGCGCTACATCCTGGCTCCGGTGGGCCTGGAAGTCGGTCGTACGGTGTTGTCCGGCCCCCAGGCTGACATTCTCGTTGGCAACTCTCTGCCGCTCGAAAACATCCCGGCCGGTACTATTGTTCATAACATTGAACTTCGGCCTGGCAAGGGTGGACAGATGGCGCGCTCGGCCGGTGCTTCCGCACAGCTGGTTTCCCGTGAAGGCGGCATGGCGCTGCTGAAGCTACCTTCAGGTGAAGTCCGCCGTGTGATGACCACCTGCTACGCGACCATCGGCCAGGTGGGCAATCTGGACCACGAAAACGAATCACTGGGCAAGGCCGGCCGCAATCGCTGGAAGGGCGTAAAACCCCACAATCGCGGTGTCTCGATGAACCCGGTGGATCACCCCCACGGAGGCGGCGAAGGCCGCACGTCCGGCGGCCGTCACCCTGTGACGCCCTGGGGCCAACCCACGCGCGGCTTCAAGACCCGCAACAACAAGCGGACGGATCAGTACATTGCCACGCCGCGGTCGAAGAACAAGTAA
- a CDS encoding 50S ribosomal protein L23 codes for MNRYEVIVRPIVTEKGVGKKDAESTLCFQVHPEATKTDIKGAVESLFKVKVEDVRTAVFEGKLRRRGRYAGYRGDWKKAYIRLKPGQKMPEYAEL; via the coding sequence ATGAATCGCTACGAAGTAATTGTGCGCCCCATCGTTACGGAAAAGGGCGTCGGGAAGAAGGATGCAGAGAGCACTCTCTGCTTCCAGGTTCATCCCGAAGCCACGAAGACAGATATCAAGGGTGCGGTGGAGTCCCTCTTCAAAGTGAAGGTGGAAGACGTCCGGACCGCGGTGTTCGAAGGCAAGCTGCGCCGCCGGGGCCGTTACGCCGGCTACCGCGGTGACTGGAAGAAGGCCTACATCCGCCTGAAGCCGGGTCAGAAGATGCCGGAGTACGCGGAGCTCTAA
- the rplD gene encoding 50S ribosomal protein L4, whose amino-acid sequence MPKVDVVDLKNTKVGELELADAVFGAPVNENLIYESVRHHLAGVRSGTAKTKVRREVAGSGKKLWRQKGTGRARVGSVRSPLWRHGGTTHGPVPRDYSYRLNKKMVQGALRSALTAKLRDGELKVVAEWNLAEAKTKVMAEALKNLQADRKVLLVSTNDANRNLELGSRNLPGVKLVATQDVTTYDLLAHKHVVLSEAAAKKLSEALA is encoded by the coding sequence ATGCCAAAAGTTGACGTTGTTGATCTGAAAAATACGAAGGTGGGCGAGCTCGAACTGGCCGATGCCGTGTTCGGCGCCCCTGTCAACGAAAATTTGATTTACGAGAGCGTGCGCCATCATCTGGCGGGCGTCCGCAGCGGCACGGCCAAGACGAAGGTTCGTCGTGAAGTGGCAGGTTCCGGCAAGAAGCTCTGGCGGCAGAAGGGTACCGGCCGTGCGCGTGTCGGTTCCGTCCGCTCTCCGCTGTGGCGTCACGGTGGTACGACGCATGGCCCCGTGCCGCGCGACTACTCCTACCGGCTGAACAAGAAGATGGTGCAGGGCGCCTTGCGCTCCGCGCTGACCGCCAAACTGCGCGACGGCGAGCTGAAAGTCGTTGCCGAGTGGAATCTGGCTGAAGCCAAGACGAAGGTCATGGCGGAAGCGCTGAAGAATCTGCAGGCCGACCGCAAGGTTCTGCTGGTGAGCACCAACGACGCGAATCGTAACCTGGAACTCGGTAGCCGCAATCTGCCGGGCGTGAAACTGGTGGCGACGCAGGACGTGACCACTTACGATCTGCTGGCCCACAAGCACGTAGTTTTAAGCGAGGCAGCCGCGAAAAAGCTGTCGGAGGCGTTGGCCTAA
- the rplC gene encoding 50S ribosomal protein L3, with protein sequence MSPGIIGKKIGMTQVFRPDGQVVPVTLLKAGPCVVVQRKTPATDGYDAIQLGLVEFAKKPNKPMAGHLKKASADGVKYTREFKLRPGSGDPKLGDRVLVDQFKPKDKVDVTGVSKGRGFAGVMKRHGFGGGDNTHGSMFHRAPGSIGASSFPSRVFPGTRMGGQMGDVNVTVRNLEVIDVDTEDNVLMVKGAVPGPNGAYVIVRRAKR encoded by the coding sequence ATGAGCCCAGGAATTATCGGCAAAAAGATTGGGATGACACAGGTCTTCCGGCCCGACGGGCAGGTGGTGCCCGTGACTTTGCTCAAAGCGGGACCCTGTGTGGTGGTTCAGCGCAAGACGCCGGCCACTGACGGTTATGACGCCATTCAGCTGGGTCTGGTGGAGTTCGCGAAGAAGCCGAACAAGCCGATGGCCGGCCACCTGAAGAAGGCCAGTGCCGACGGCGTGAAGTACACCCGCGAATTCAAGCTGCGGCCTGGTTCCGGTGACCCGAAGCTGGGTGACCGTGTCCTGGTGGACCAATTCAAGCCCAAGGACAAAGTGGACGTAACCGGAGTGAGCAAGGGCCGCGGATTCGCGGGCGTCATGAAGCGCCACGGATTCGGTGGCGGCGATAACACCCACGGGTCCATGTTCCACCGCGCTCCGGGCTCTATCGGTGCATCGAGCTTCCCGTCTCGCGTCTTCCCAGGCACCCGCATGGGCGGCCAGATGGGCGACGTGAATGTGACGGTGCGGAACCTCGAAGTGATCGATGTGGACACCGAGGACAACGTACTGATGGTCAAGGGGGCGGTGCCCGGACCGAATGGCGCTTACGTCATTGTGCGCCGCGCAAAGAGGTAA
- the rpsJ gene encoding 30S ribosomal protein S10, which produces MLTKRIRIRLKAYDHRLLDQSTTEIVETAKRAGARVAGPIPLPTVRNSYTVNRSPHVDKKSREQFEIRTHKRLLDILEPTQDTVDALSKLDLPAGVDVEIKAYHKGAK; this is translated from the coding sequence ATGCTAACGAAACGTATTCGAATCCGGTTGAAGGCCTACGATCACCGACTGCTCGATCAGAGCACGACGGAGATTGTTGAGACAGCCAAGCGGGCTGGCGCTCGCGTGGCGGGGCCCATTCCACTGCCCACCGTGCGGAACAGCTACACCGTAAACCGTTCGCCGCACGTGGATAAAAAGTCCCGCGAACAGTTCGAGATCCGGACGCACAAGCGTCTGCTGGATATCCTCGAACCGACGCAGGACACCGTGGACGCGCTAAGCAAGCTGGACCTGCCGGCTGGCGTGGACGTGGAAATCAAGGCCTACCACAAAGGGGCGAAGTAA
- the tuf gene encoding elongation factor Tu: MAKEKFDRSKPHVNVGTIGHIDHGKTTLTAAITKTLAKHNPKVQFRSFDSIDNAPEEKARGITIAAAHVEYETAHRHYAHVDCPGHADYIKNMITGAAQMDGAILVVAAPDGPMPQTREHVLLARQVGVPYIVVALNKVDMMDDAELLELVEMELRELLSSYGFPGDDLPICRVSALGALNGEPQWEKSVDDLMEAVDNYIPLPPRDIDKPFLMPIEDIFSIQGRGTVVTGRIEKGQVKVGEEVEIVGFRDTRKTVVTGVEMFKKLLDSGMAGDNVGLLLRGIDKDDVERGQVLAKPGSIKPHAKFKGEVYVLSKEEGGRHTPFFKGYRPQFYFRTTDVTGVMELPEGTEMVMPGDNVTVGVELITPVAMDKGLRFAIREGGRTVGAGTVSEVVLD; the protein is encoded by the coding sequence ATGGCGAAAGAGAAATTTGATCGCAGCAAACCGCACGTGAATGTTGGCACGATTGGCCACATCGACCACGGCAAGACCACGCTCACGGCAGCAATCACGAAGACGCTGGCCAAGCATAACCCGAAGGTGCAGTTCCGCAGCTTCGATTCGATCGACAACGCGCCTGAAGAAAAGGCACGAGGTATCACGATCGCGGCGGCGCACGTGGAGTATGAGACGGCGCACCGTCACTACGCGCACGTGGACTGCCCGGGCCACGCGGACTACATCAAGAACATGATCACCGGTGCGGCGCAGATGGATGGCGCGATTCTGGTGGTGGCGGCTCCTGACGGACCGATGCCGCAGACTCGTGAGCATGTGCTGCTGGCGCGCCAGGTGGGTGTGCCGTACATCGTGGTTGCCCTGAACAAGGTCGACATGATGGACGACGCGGAACTGCTGGAGTTGGTGGAGATGGAACTGCGGGAACTGCTTTCGAGCTATGGGTTCCCGGGCGACGATCTGCCGATTTGCCGGGTGAGCGCGCTGGGCGCGTTGAACGGCGAGCCGCAGTGGGAAAAGTCGGTGGACGACCTGATGGAAGCAGTGGACAACTACATTCCGCTGCCGCCGCGCGACATTGACAAGCCGTTCCTGATGCCGATCGAAGACATTTTCTCGATCCAGGGGCGCGGCACGGTGGTGACGGGCCGAATCGAAAAGGGCCAGGTCAAGGTGGGCGAGGAAGTCGAGATTGTGGGCTTCCGCGACACGCGCAAGACGGTTGTGACGGGTGTGGAAATGTTCAAGAAGCTGCTGGACAGTGGCATGGCGGGCGACAATGTCGGCCTGTTGCTGCGCGGCATCGACAAGGACGACGTGGAGCGCGGTCAGGTGCTGGCGAAGCCGGGCTCGATCAAGCCGCACGCGAAGTTCAAGGGCGAAGTGTACGTGCTGTCGAAGGAAGAAGGCGGGCGGCACACGCCGTTCTTCAAGGGTTATCGTCCGCAGTTCTACTTCCGGACGACGGACGTGACGGGTGTGATGGAACTGCCGGAAGGCACGGAGATGGTGATGCCTGGCGACAACGTCACGGTGGGTGTGGAACTGATCACCCCGGTGGCCATGGACAAGGGTCTCCGCTTCGCAATCCGTGAAGGCGGCCGCACGGTCGGCGCCGGCACGGTGTCGGAAGTGGTTCTCGACTAG
- the fusA gene encoding elongation factor G, whose translation MPRTIALEKMRNIGIMAHIDAGKTTTTERILYYTGRTYKIGEVHEGTATMDWMVQEQERGITITSAATTCSWNDYQINIIDTPGHVDFTAEVERSLRVLDGAVAVFDAVAGVQPQSETVWRQADKYAVPRVCFINKMDRVGADFFHAVTTIEDRLHARAVPIQLPVGAEDQFKGIIDLVTMKARIWRDETLGAAFDDVDIPADLVDQASEYREKMVEAAAEADDHLMEKYLNGEALTVPEIVSGLRKATIAQIIFPVICGTAFKNKGVQNMLDAVVDLLPSPLDIPPIKGYDVDDKSIELVRHADDSEPFSALIFKIMTDSFVGQLAFIRVYSGKLNTGDTILNVSKGRRERIGRLVKMHANKREEITEIYAGDIAACVGLKSVVTSDTICSEEHPISLEAIEFAAPVIQLAIEPKTKVDQEKLGMAIAKLVQEDPTLKVNTDPETGQTILSGMGELHLEIIVDRLQREFNVGANVGKPQVAYRETIRKKSDGEGRFVRQTGGRGQYGHIKIHLEPNPEKEYEFVNGIVGGTVPKEYIGPAEKGIVEALEGGILAGFPMANVKVTVYDGSYHDVDSSEMAFKIAGSMALKDAAHKAKPVLLEPVMSVEVVVPDEYMGSVNGDLISRRGRLEGMELKGNTQIIRAMVPLSEMFGYATEIRSRTQGRGSFTMHFGRYEEAPQSVTEEVINKMKGQSPS comes from the coding sequence ATGCCTCGCACCATCGCACTCGAGAAGATGAGAAATATCGGCATCATGGCCCACATTGATGCCGGTAAGACCACCACGACCGAGCGCATCCTCTATTACACCGGCCGCACCTATAAGATCGGTGAAGTTCATGAAGGCACCGCCACTATGGACTGGATGGTGCAAGAGCAGGAGCGTGGTATCACCATCACCTCTGCAGCTACGACCTGCTCCTGGAACGACTATCAGATCAACATCATTGATACGCCTGGCCACGTGGATTTCACGGCCGAAGTGGAGCGTTCGCTCCGCGTACTGGATGGCGCCGTCGCCGTGTTTGACGCCGTGGCTGGCGTGCAGCCCCAATCCGAAACGGTTTGGCGGCAGGCAGACAAGTACGCTGTTCCGCGCGTGTGCTTCATCAATAAGATGGACCGCGTGGGCGCCGACTTCTTCCACGCCGTAACGACGATTGAAGATCGCTTGCACGCCCGTGCGGTGCCGATCCAGTTGCCGGTCGGAGCGGAAGATCAGTTCAAGGGCATCATCGACCTGGTAACGATGAAGGCGCGTATCTGGCGGGACGAGACGCTCGGCGCAGCCTTCGACGATGTCGACATTCCCGCTGACCTCGTTGATCAGGCCAGTGAGTATCGCGAAAAGATGGTGGAAGCCGCGGCGGAAGCCGACGACCACCTGATGGAGAAGTACCTGAACGGTGAGGCCTTGACGGTACCGGAGATTGTCTCCGGGTTGCGCAAGGCAACCATTGCCCAGATCATTTTCCCCGTAATCTGTGGCACGGCCTTCAAGAACAAGGGTGTCCAGAATATGTTGGACGCCGTGGTCGATCTGCTGCCCTCGCCGCTCGATATCCCTCCGATCAAGGGCTATGATGTCGACGACAAGAGCATTGAGCTGGTGCGGCACGCAGACGACTCCGAGCCTTTCTCGGCTCTGATTTTCAAGATCATGACCGATTCGTTCGTCGGTCAGTTGGCCTTCATCCGGGTTTACTCCGGCAAGCTGAACACCGGCGATACGATTCTGAACGTCAGCAAGGGCCGCAGGGAACGCATCGGCCGTCTGGTGAAAATGCACGCCAACAAGCGTGAAGAAATCACCGAGATCTATGCCGGCGACATTGCCGCATGCGTGGGTCTGAAGTCGGTGGTCACCAGCGACACGATCTGCAGTGAAGAACATCCGATCTCCCTGGAAGCCATCGAGTTTGCGGCACCAGTGATCCAGTTGGCCATCGAGCCGAAGACGAAGGTCGACCAGGAGAAACTGGGTATGGCCATCGCCAAGTTGGTTCAGGAAGACCCGACGCTGAAGGTGAACACCGATCCGGAAACCGGTCAGACGATTCTGTCCGGCATGGGCGAGCTGCACCTGGAGATCATCGTTGACCGCCTGCAGCGCGAGTTCAACGTGGGCGCCAACGTCGGCAAGCCGCAGGTCGCCTATCGCGAGACGATTCGCAAGAAGAGCGACGGCGAAGGCCGGTTCGTGCGCCAGACGGGTGGCCGTGGTCAATATGGTCACATCAAGATCCACCTGGAACCGAATCCGGAAAAAGAGTACGAGTTTGTAAATGGCATTGTAGGTGGCACCGTTCCGAAGGAATACATCGGACCGGCCGAGAAGGGCATCGTCGAGGCTCTGGAAGGCGGCATTCTGGCCGGCTTCCCGATGGCCAACGTCAAAGTGACGGTGTACGACGGCAGCTACCACGATGTCGACTCTTCGGAAATGGCATTCAAGATCGCCGGTTCAATGGCGCTGAAGGATGCCGCCCACAAGGCGAAGCCGGTTCTGCTGGAGCCGGTGATGAGCGTCGAAGTGGTAGTTCCGGACGAGTACATGGGTTCGGTGAATGGTGACCTGATCAGCCGCCGAGGGCGTCTGGAAGGCATGGAACTGAAGGGCAACACGCAGATCATCCGGGCGATGGTGCCGCTATCCGAAATGTTCGGCTACGCGACGGAGATCCGCTCGCGGACGCAGGGCAGAGGCAGCTTCACGATGCACTTCGGCCGGTATGAAGAAGCTCCGCAGTCCGTCACCGAGGAAGTAATCAACAAGATGAAGGGGCAGAGCCCCAGCTAG
- the rpsG gene encoding 30S ribosomal protein S7, protein MPRRRRAEIREIQPDGVYNSTLAEKFINSMMWEGKKTTSQRIFYTAMDTIKDRSNDDPLKLFKKAVENCKPLLEVKTRRVGGANYQVPIEVPNNRRTSLAIRWILNGARARTDKSMAEKLANELMDAASLRGAAIKKKDDVHRMAEANKAFAHYRW, encoded by the coding sequence ATGCCCCGCAGAAGACGCGCTGAGATCCGCGAAATTCAGCCCGACGGCGTTTACAACTCGACGCTGGCCGAGAAGTTCATCAACTCGATGATGTGGGAAGGCAAGAAGACCACGTCCCAACGGATCTTCTATACCGCGATGGACACTATTAAGGACCGGTCGAACGATGACCCCTTGAAGCTGTTCAAGAAGGCGGTTGAGAACTGCAAGCCTCTCCTGGAAGTTAAGACCCGCCGTGTTGGTGGCGCCAACTATCAGGTGCCGATCGAAGTTCCGAACAATCGCCGGACTTCGCTGGCTATTCGCTGGATCCTCAACGGTGCCCGGGCGCGGACGGATAAGAGCATGGCTGAGAAGTTGGCCAACGAACTCATGGATGCCGCCAGCCTTCGCGGCGCCGCGATCAAAAAGAAGGACGACGTTCACCGAATGGCGGAAGCCAATAAGGCCTTCGCTCACTACCGCTGGTAA
- the rpsL gene encoding 30S ribosomal protein S12: MPTFNQLVRKGRRPTRYKTASPALQSCPQRRGVCTRVYTTTPKKPNSALRKVARVRLTNGIEVTTYIPGVGHNLQEHSIVLIRGGRVKDLPGVRYHVVRGTLDTAGVTGRMQSRSKYGAKRPKAGAAKAAPKKK, encoded by the coding sequence GTGCCCACTTTCAATCAGCTTGTCCGCAAGGGACGCAGGCCCACCCGCTACAAGACTGCCAGCCCCGCGCTGCAATCTTGCCCGCAACGCCGTGGCGTTTGCACTCGTGTTTACACCACCACGCCCAAGAAGCCGAACTCGGCCCTCCGCAAAGTGGCTCGTGTGCGCCTGACCAACGGAATCGAAGTTACGACCTACATTCCCGGTGTCGGCCACAACCTGCAGGAGCACTCGATTGTGCTCATCCGTGGCGGCCGTGTGAAGGATCTGCCGGGCGTCCGGTATCACGTGGTTCGCGGAACGCTGGACACGGCCGGAGTTACTGGCCGTATGCAGAGCCGCTCGAAGTACGGCGCCAAACGTCCGAAGGCCGGTGCCGCCAAGGCCGCACCGAAGAAGAAGTAG